One part of the Muntiacus reevesi chromosome 18, mMunRee1.1, whole genome shotgun sequence genome encodes these proteins:
- the LOC136149241 gene encoding uncharacterized protein codes for MSSPSHSPNPSPAQSPSQSRSNHTNQQPYASSGGSAPSPSPTRGSSRPPSHPATPNASQPSSRASSLAPSPHVQPRGSSQNATPPASKSPSQSGLKSLSRNSSQTPPLPGAKSPAHSPAPSASYIGLGPIRGIPSYIAPYVPRFMKEAPYFQPPTSPLPQNQCFPCSSPCRARDRPRKPPDSLYLPLLPPPPHLPRVSCSYPAPPALFTPPSSLSYTPPTEVLVGGKPHAAPTVLPATFYTPFSRYYSQPRPYRPAHRHRPSSFHLSSLHTPAYDGSGRSVHFYRGS; via the coding sequence ATGAgctccccctcccactcccctaaTCCGTCCCCTGCCCAGTCCCCCTCCCAGTCCAGATCCAACCACACCAACCAGCAGCCCTACGCCAGCTCTGGCGGCTCCGCTCCTTCCCCGTCCCCCACCCGGGGGTCTTCCCGTCCCCCCTCTCACCCCGCCACCCCAAATGCCTCACAGCCTTCTTCCCGGGCCTcctccctggcccccagccctcaTGTCCAGCCTCGGGGGTCTTCCCAAAACGCCACTCCACCCGCCTCCAAATCTCCCTCTCAATCTGGCTTGAAATCCCTCTCCCGAAACTCGTCCCAAACTCCCCCCCTGCCAGGCGCCAAGTCCCCCGCCCACAGCCCCGCGCCCTCAGCCTCCTACATCGGGCTCGGGCCCATCCGGGGCATCCCGTCGTACATCGCCCCCTACGTGCCCCGCTTCATGAAGGAGGCCCCCTACTTCCAGCCTCCTACCTCGCCCCTCCCGCAGAACCAGTGcttcccctgctcctccccctgCCGCGCCCGGGACCGCCCGCGCAAGCCCCCCGACTCGCTGTACTTGCctctcctcccgccccctccGCACCTCCCCCGGGTCAGCTGCTCCTACCCGGCCCCGCCCGCCCTGTTCAcgcccccctcctccctctcctatACCCCGCCCACCGAGGTCCTGGTGGGCGGGAAGCCGCACGCGGCCCCCACGGTGCTGCCCGCCACCTTCTACACCCCCTTCTCCCGCTACTACTCCCAGCCCCGCCCCTACCGGCCCGCCCACCGCCACCGCCCCAGCTCCTTTCACCTCTCGTCGCTGCACACCCCGGCCTACGACGGCTCGGGCCGCTCTGTTCACTTCTACCGCGGGTCCTAG